The segment GCGAACTGCGTAACTCCAGTTACTGAGTTCCTGGCGCGTGTTTCGGCAATACGCTGTCTGGCCACGAGCTGCGGTTTACGAGTATGATCCATACTGCTTGATCGTCTCATACATAATAATGACATTTTCTACCGGTGTTTCCGGAAGCAAATAATCATGACTGGGCGAGGCGATGAAGCCACCGCCCGGCATCATGGTATCCAGCGTATCGATCGTCAGTTGCCGGGCTTGTTCACCTGTGCCCTCGATCAGAGCCTGGGTGTCGACACAGCCGAAGAAGGTGATGTCCTGGCCGAAATCCCGCTTGAGACCGCCTAACTCCATGCCGGCGGCGTAGGGCTGGATCGACTGGACGCCGTCCATACCGATCTCGATCAGGTCGGGCATGAAAAGGCGGATGGAGCCATCACAGTGCAGGACCACCAGTTTGCCATATTGGTGGCCCAGGTCGACGAAACGTGCTAAATGGGGCAGGATGAATTGGCGGAACAGGGGTGGACTGAGCAGGGGCCCGGTCTGGGCACCCAGGTCGTTGCCGATGAAAAAGATGTCAATTGCGTCGCCCGCTTCGAAGATGCGCCTGCTGACCTCCAGGTAGTAGTCGGCGGTGTAGGCCATCACCGCATCCACGATCTCCGGATTGTCGTACATCTGAAAGATCAGGCCATCGAAATCGAGAAGGTCGATGGCGTCATGCCAGAAGGGCGACCATTCACCGCCCAGGATAGCGTATTCGCTGCCCCACTGCCTGGCTTCTGCTTCGATCAGCGAGACATCCATCCAGTCGGGGTTGGGCCACGGGTATCTATGCATTTCAGCGAGGGTGGCGCCCTTAAGGGGATTCGTGAGCGGCATGCCATAGCCATAGCCGTGACGTTCGATATCGAAGGGTGAGCGCCAGGTGGCCCCGGGTGACAGCATCTGATCGGGGCTGCGTTCAGGTGGACCGGCGTAAGTGGAGAATACTCGCCGGAAGTCGTCGCCCAGGTATCTCAACAGCGCCTCGTCATCGGGCAGGTTCAGGAAGACGCGAGCCAGGTTTTTCCACTCTGGCGAAGCGCCCAACCAGCAGGGAACGTGGTCTGGTTCTGTATGATTGAAAGATGCCAGCACTCGTTCCTTGGATGTCAGTGTCATTATCGATCACCTCTTGTTCAGCCCATTTCAAGCGCTTCCGAAACGCTAGAATGTTTGGCGTTCCAGGGGGGACTCCTGGGTTACAGCGGCTGTGCCGTCGCCAGGCCGGTCGTAGCGCCCGTAACGGTGGACCGCTTCGATCATGGCTAAAAAGTTTTCGGGCGGAATGCCCTGCATGATGCTGTTGGAAGAACCGAGGACGTAGCCACCACCAGGCGCCAGTTTCATGCAGTATTCTCTGACCTTCTCGTCGATGGTTTCTTTTTTGCCGTAAGCGAGCAGGGCCACCGGAATATTGCCCACCATTGCGATCTTGCCCGCCCATTCCTGCTTCAGGGCGAAGATGTCGTTGGATTCAGGGGTAATAGGGTGAATGATGTCAATGCCTATATCGTACAGGCCTGGCAGGGCCAGGTCGATCTTACCAACGGTGTGAAATGCGACCTTTTTTCCCAACTCTTTGACCGGCAGAATCAGTCGCTTCATGCGGGGCGCAAAGATATCCTGGAACATATCAGGGTGGATGAGAAGACCCGAATTGTGGGCGATGTCATCGCGTACAAGGAAGAAAGCCAGATCATCGGCGAAACGATCGCAGACCGCCCGCATGATTCTGCTCTGATGATCCAGCAGGCGATCCATTAATTTCTCCAGAAAGGCCCGGTTGTCGTAAAACATATAGAGGGCATCGTTCATGCCCACGGCCAGCAATGCGCTGTCGAAAAAAGAGGTGAAACTGGCAACGACTCCGACCCCGGTGCCGTGAATTGCCCGCAAATAGCGCTCGAGATTATTGAGCTGTGCGGCCATTGAGCTGGGGGTCTCCAGATCATCCAGGTCGGCCAAACTCTTCACCGTGCCATCCACATAGTGTCGGGAGCCATCGGAGGCTGTCGCAAATACGTTGTTGGGGCGCCACGCGAAATCGCATACGACGGCGTCCATGCCGAGACGCTGGGCCAACTCCACTTGATCTTCCGGTGTCGCACCCTGGTCGCCGATGGTGCGATTGACGATTTGATAGTCCAGTTTACGTTCCAGGACATACTCGTAGACCGCCTGGCTGGTGATCCAGAACTCCAGATGAGGCAAGCGGTCGGCTTCCCGGTGCTGCAGGGCTGTCATCAAACGGTTGACGTCGGAGCGGTGATGGGGTGAAGGCCGTTGCCCCCGGCTGGATGACGAGAATGACAGATGGCCCAGGCCGTCCAGCGAAAGGTTCAACTCTTCAGGTTTGACGCGAGGCACGAACACGCTTTCGGAATCGGGGGCTGTCGTCAGGGGTAGACTAAGGCCAACCTCGTGCTCATCGTTCAGTTTGCTTCCGCAGGAATGGCGTATGATCAGCCGCGTCGGCAGGACCACGCGACGGGGCTGCAGGTTTGCCTCGGCTTCCAGCCGGCTCAGCAGCAACTGGGCCGCGTTGGTGCCGATTTCATAGACGGGTTGGACCGCTACGGTCAGGAAGGGGAAGAGTCGAGAGGTGTTGGGTAGATCGTCGAAGGAAACGAGAGCCATGTCCCCCGGAATACGCAGACCTCGGTTTGCCAGTGCATCGATGACCCCCATGGCAATGTTGTTGTTCCCTGCGAATATGGCGGTGGGATTGGCTCCCGAGTCGAGAATCTGCTCAGCCATGAGCTCACCCGAATGAATACGAAACTCGCCAAAAACGATCAGCTGTGGATCGACAGGGATTCCCTCCTCTGCCAGGGCGATTTGGTAGCCGGCAACGCGATCGGTAGAGGTCGACGTGTTATCGGGTCCCATGAGTGCCGCGATTTTGCGGTGGCCAAGCTCAATCAGGTGTTTCGTCAGCGCCCTGGCGCCTGCGATGGAGTCTCCACTAACGGTGTCCACATCCCAGTCGTCGATATGCCGATCGACCA is part of the Chloroflexota bacterium genome and harbors:
- a CDS encoding substrate-binding domain-containing protein produces the protein MATIDDVAKRAGVSPVTVSRVLNNVGNVSPATEAKVQQAIAEMGYVPSGVARSLRSRQTRTLALLVPDITNAFWTTVARGVEDAAQSQGYSVFLCNTDENAAKQRRYLEAVVTQRVDGVIIAPYASDPETLSLLRTRNIPTVVVDRHIDDWDVDTVSGDSIAGARALTKHLIELGHRKIAALMGPDNTSTSTDRVAGYQIALAEEGIPVDPQLIVFGEFRIHSGELMAEQILDSGANPTAIFAGNNNIAMGVIDALANRGLRIPGDMALVSFDDLPNTSRLFPFLTVAVQPVYEIGTNAAQLLLSRLEAEANLQPRRVVLPTRLIIRHSCGSKLNDEHEVGLSLPLTTAPDSESVFVPRVKPEELNLSLDGLGHLSFSSSSRGQRPSPHHRSDVNRLMTALQHREADRLPHLEFWITSQAVYEYVLERKLDYQIVNRTIGDQGATPEDQVELAQRLGMDAVVCDFAWRPNNVFATASDGSRHYVDGTVKSLADLDDLETPSSMAAQLNNLERYLRAIHGTGVGVVASFTSFFDSALLAVGMNDALYMFYDNRAFLEKLMDRLLDHQSRIMRAVCDRFADDLAFFLVRDDIAHNSGLLIHPDMFQDIFAPRMKRLILPVKELGKKVAFHTVGKIDLALPGLYDIGIDIIHPITPESNDIFALKQEWAGKIAMVGNIPVALLAYGKKETIDEKVREYCMKLAPGGGYVLGSSNSIMQGIPPENFLAMIEAVHRYGRYDRPGDGTAAVTQESPLERQTF
- a CDS encoding uroporphyrinogen decarboxylase family protein encodes the protein MTLTSKERVLASFNHTEPDHVPCWLGASPEWKNLARVFLNLPDDEALLRYLGDDFRRVFSTYAGPPERSPDQMLSPGATWRSPFDIERHGYGYGMPLTNPLKGATLAEMHRYPWPNPDWMDVSLIEAEARQWGSEYAILGGEWSPFWHDAIDLLDFDGLIFQMYDNPEIVDAVMAYTADYYLEVSRRIFEAGDAIDIFFIGNDLGAQTGPLLSPPLFRQFILPHLARFVDLGHQYGKLVVLHCDGSIRLFMPDLIEIGMDGVQSIQPYAAGMELGGLKRDFGQDITFFGCVDTQALIEGTGEQARQLTIDTLDTMMPGGGFIASPSHDYLLPETPVENVIIMYETIKQYGSYS